A single region of the Alkalispirochaeta americana genome encodes:
- a CDS encoding chorismate-binding protein: MEHQGDNQIIKVLSGERFTPYGLACKLKARVILESATFEGGRARYSLLVVQEAFRVYQRGGGIYFDDGSRRYQIRSNARDILDVLSYFADQHRGPQQDFPFPAGGIGYLSYEFSRFCDSISFPDLPDPLGIPDAAFLFGHVLLVFDHYSDLLYLIGLNYRERGINLEEALRETERKIQDFDFNYLQDQQADYTAEPIFDSQDQSRFEQGVEKIQGEIVAGNLLQGVLSRRCRVRTDMPALEAYRRLRSSNPAPYLVFLDFDQFQLFAASPETHVGVKKGKALMRPIAGTRRRGSSDQEDRDLERELLGDPKELAEHLMLVDLSRNDLGRVCQPGSVEVTAYHKVERYSRVMHIVSQVEGDLAPGKTGVDALRATFPAGTVSGAPKIRAIETVSQTEPVPRGFYAGVVAYLEPGGNLDSCITIRAGLRIRDELVLQAGAGVVYDSRPEREFEETREKLSALMKAVGLEGNL; encoded by the coding sequence ATGGAACATCAAGGCGATAACCAGATTATCAAGGTTCTTTCAGGGGAACGATTCACCCCCTACGGGCTGGCGTGCAAGCTCAAGGCCCGGGTCATTCTGGAATCTGCCACCTTTGAGGGTGGCCGTGCCCGCTATTCACTGCTGGTCGTGCAGGAGGCCTTCCGGGTGTATCAGCGGGGTGGGGGGATCTACTTTGACGATGGTTCGCGGCGGTATCAGATTCGCAGTAACGCTCGAGACATTCTTGACGTACTCTCCTACTTTGCCGATCAGCATCGGGGACCACAGCAGGATTTTCCCTTTCCTGCGGGGGGGATCGGGTATCTTTCCTATGAGTTCTCCCGTTTCTGCGATTCCATCTCCTTTCCTGACCTGCCCGATCCTTTGGGGATACCCGATGCAGCCTTTCTCTTTGGCCACGTTCTGCTGGTCTTTGATCATTACAGCGATCTTCTCTATTTAATTGGCCTGAATTATCGCGAAAGGGGAATCAATCTGGAAGAAGCCCTCCGGGAGACGGAGCGGAAAATTCAGGATTTTGACTTTAACTATCTTCAGGATCAGCAGGCAGACTACACGGCAGAACCGATCTTTGACTCCCAGGATCAAAGCCGCTTCGAGCAGGGCGTGGAGAAAATCCAGGGTGAGATTGTCGCGGGGAACCTTCTCCAGGGAGTTCTTTCCAGGCGGTGCCGGGTGCGCACGGATATGCCAGCCCTGGAGGCGTACCGGAGGCTGCGCTCCTCCAATCCCGCGCCGTATCTGGTCTTTCTCGATTTTGATCAGTTTCAGCTTTTTGCGGCCTCCCCGGAAACGCACGTGGGGGTCAAAAAGGGAAAGGCCCTGATGCGACCCATCGCGGGAACTCGCCGGAGAGGCTCCTCCGATCAGGAAGATCGTGATCTTGAGAGAGAGCTTCTGGGAGATCCCAAGGAGCTTGCCGAGCATCTGATGCTGGTTGATCTGAGCCGGAACGATCTGGGTCGAGTCTGCCAGCCTGGCTCGGTGGAGGTGACCGCCTATCACAAGGTGGAACGCTACTCCCGGGTCATGCACATCGTGAGCCAGGTGGAAGGGGATCTGGCCCCGGGAAAGACTGGCGTTGACGCTCTGCGCGCCACCTTCCCTGCAGGAACAGTGAGCGGTGCTCCGAAGATCCGGGCTATCGAGACGGTGAGTCAGACCGAGCCGGTGCCCCGGGGGTTCTACGCGGGCGTGGTGGCCTATCTGGAACCGGGTGGAAACCTGGACAGTTGCATCACCATCCGGGCAGGGCTTCGCATACGAGACGAACTTGTCTTGCAGGCCGGGGCGGGAGTTGTCTACGATTCCCGGCCGGAGCGGGAGTTTGAAGAGACCCGGGAAAAATTATCGGCCCTGATGAAGGCCGTAGGTCTGGAGGGCAACCTATGA
- a CDS encoding single-stranded DNA-binding protein gives MNDLNSILMEGNLTRDPVLSSTPSGTSVCNFALGTHYRYKKNDEPQDETSFFDVEAWARLAENCAEYLKKGRGVRVVGRLKQDRWKDAEGQSRSRVKIVAEHVEFRSLPKRASSEGPGLGNDQEDPAEEHNDYSDIISARDMEAEVNVL, from the coding sequence ATGAATGATCTTAACTCCATCCTCATGGAGGGAAATCTCACGAGGGACCCTGTTCTGAGCAGCACCCCCTCGGGGACTTCGGTCTGCAATTTCGCCCTGGGAACGCACTATCGCTACAAGAAAAACGACGAGCCCCAGGATGAAACCTCCTTTTTTGATGTCGAGGCCTGGGCCCGCCTGGCGGAAAACTGTGCCGAATACCTCAAAAAGGGAAGAGGGGTCCGGGTAGTGGGCCGACTCAAACAGGATCGCTGGAAAGATGCCGAAGGACAGTCCCGGTCCCGGGTCAAAATTGTTGCCGAGCATGTAGAATTTCGATCTCTTCCCAAGAGGGCCTCTTCGGAGGGCCCCGGTCTTGGGAACGATCAGGAGGATCCGGCGGAGGAGCATAATGATTACAGCGATATAATTTCTGCCCGGGACATGGAGGCCGAGGTTAACGTTCTGTAG